In a genomic window of Diabrotica undecimpunctata isolate CICGRU chromosome 2, icDiaUnde3, whole genome shotgun sequence:
- the LOC140433697 gene encoding uncharacterized protein → METRRELKNKNDTNARVLQQLNKDIIKAVRKDVRQYNTKKITTVVEENKSLKVLKRCQALGKKNIVKLADRNGKVVTDKDKIIKVVEEFYTKLYRERGKKDGTKLRKVQNGGSENIPEITIEEVSKSLNRMKNNKAAGDDQIVIEAVKAGGKTVLKALTQLYNLCLSKEVTPSQ, encoded by the coding sequence ATGGAGACACGAAGAGAACTTAAGAACAAAAACGATACGAATGCACGCGTACTACAACAACTTAATAAAGATATTATTAAAGCAGTGAGAAAGGACGTACGACAATATAACACAAAGAAGATTACAACCGTTGTCgaggaaaataaaagtttaaaggtgCTGAAGAGATGTCAAGCTCTAGGTAAGAAAAATATTGTTAAGCTCGCAGATCGAAATGGAAAAGTGGTAACagataaagataagataattAAGGTAGTTGAAGAATTTTACACAAAATTATATAGAGAAAGGGGTAAGAAAGACGGCACCAAGTTGAGAAAAGTCCAGAATGGGGGTTCAGAGAATATCCCAGAAATAACAATCGAAGAAGTCTCAAAGTCATTAAAtcgaatgaaaaacaataaagcagctGGTGATGACCAAATCGTTATTGAGGCAGTTAAAGCAGGAGGAAAGACAGTATTGAAAGCATTGACACAATTATATAACTTATGCCTTTCAAAAGAGGTTACACCATCTCAGTGA